In the Malus domestica chromosome 16, GDT2T_hap1 genome, one interval contains:
- the LOC139193011 gene encoding uncharacterized protein: MDSASSIILYLTELYGEGTRNRRFSTVSELIKTKMIKGAPVHQHFVMNYNMNKMDNTFSELLNMLVTAEKTMKKENIVETVAIAYNKASSSKAKPKGKGKRKEKSHPLLSRKEE; encoded by the exons atggacagtgcatcttccatcaTACTctatcttacggagttatatggtgaagggacgcgcaaccgtcgctttagcactgtcagTGAACTTATAAAGACCAAGATGATCAAGGgagctccagtgcatcaacat TTCGTTATGAACTACAACATGAACAAGATGGATAACACtttctctgagttactaaacatgttagtaaccgctgagaagactatgaagaaagagaacattGTAGAGACTGTTGCAATAGCCTACAACAAGGCATCCTCCTCCAAGGCCAAGCCGAAAGGCAAAGGCAAAAGGAAGGAGAAAAGTCATCCACTCCTGAGCcgcaaggaggagtga
- the LOC103403854 gene encoding peroxiredoxin-2F, mitochondrial, translated as MASTLLKRTSFSAMKSVVGGFQIGAQSRAYAAAAVGTDLVSAAPNVSLQKARTWDEGVSSNFATTPLKDIFKGKKVVIFGLPGAFTGVCSVQHVPSYKNQIDKFKAKGVDSVICVAVNDPYVMNGWATKLEAKEAIEFYGDFDGSFHKSLELDKDLSGALLGHRSQRWSAYVVDGKVKTLNVEEVPSDFKVSGGDVILGQI; from the exons ATGGCGTCCACACTTCTGAAGCGAACGAGCTTCTCCGCAATGAAATCAGTGGTCGGAGGCTTCCAAATCGGAGCTCAATCAAGAGCCTACGCGGCCGCTGCAGTCGGGACCGACCTAGTCTCCGCCGCACCCAATGTTTCCCTCCAGAAAGCTCGCACCTGGGACGAAGGCGTCTCCTCCAACTTCGCCACCACTCCTCTCAAAGACATTTTCAAg GGCAAGAAAGTCGTCATCTTTGGGCTCCCT GGCGCCTTCACCGGCGTTTGTTCTGTGCAACACGTGCCTAGTTACAAGAACCAGATTGATAAGTTTAAGGCCAAAGGGGTTGATTCTGTGATTTGTGTAGCTGTGAATGATCCATATGTTATGAATGGCTGGGCAACCAAACTCGAAGCCAAAGAAGCT ATTGAGTTCTATGGGGACTTCGATGGGAGCTTCCACAAAAGCTTGGAATTGGATAAAGATCTCAGCGGTGCTTTGCTTGGACATCGCTCTCAAAG ATGGTCAGCATATGTGGTCGACGGGAAGGTGAAAACTCTAAATGTGGAGGAAGTGCCATCGGACTTCAAGGTTTCTGGCGGGGACGTCATTTTGGGGCAGATCTAG
- the LOC103403855 gene encoding E3 ubiquitin-protein ligase RHF1A-like isoform X1 → MACFAPSSSLNPKLISAPPSSSPDLLDDSYEDCCSICLEPFNCDDPGTITSCKHEYHLHCVLEWSQRSKECPICWQSFSLKDPAFQELLAAIQNEKNSRSRKTSSMAPQTYHSYEEFDAEHESFSDDSDLDERIMQHLAAASSRARYARRRERQRSSGLGPSCVFVFSNHESVPGFQETYPTSPEDSPTSQRPSIIQSPLSFICSTAANSDIRYMPRVIYGRPSPDGPHRPSPSETINFPDSIKSKLSAASARYKESISRSTRGFREKLLARNNSVKEMTKGVQREMSAGIAGVARMFERLDLTPKKPGAPSPVSGHSGGETSNFSCKGKGVLENVIVHSCSNSGRVADESSDAPSCQSCYSRPS, encoded by the exons ATGGCGTGTTTCGCTCCCTCTTCTTCTCTTAATCCAAAACTCATCTCAGCTCCCCCGTCTTCCTCCCCGGATCTTCTCGACGACTCGTATGAAGACTGCTGCAGCATCTGCCTCGAGCCGTTCAACTGCGACGACCCGGGCACT ATAACCAGCTGCAAACACGAATATCATCTTCACTGTGTATTAGAATG GTCACAAAGAAGTAAAGAATGCCCAATTTGTTGGCAGTCATTTTCCCTGAAGGATCCTGCTTT CCAAGAGCTTCTTGCTGCTATACAAAATGAGAAGAACTCAAGGTCAAGAAAAACATCTTCCATGGCACCCCAAACATATCATTCATATGAGGAGTTTGATGCTGAGCAC GAATCTTTCTCAGATGACTCCGATTTGGATGAGCGCATCATGCAGCATCTTGCTGCCGCTTCTAGCAGAGCTCGTTATGCTCGCAGAAGGGAAAGACAGAGATCATCTGGGCTAGGTCCTTcctgtgtttttgttttttccaatCATGAAAGTGTGCCTGGTTTCCAGGAAACATACCCAACTTCTCCAGAAGATTCGCCAACTTCTCAAAGACCATCTATTATTCAATCTCCACTGTCTTTTATCTGCAGCACTGCTGCCAATAGTGATATCCGTTACATGCCGAG AGTGATTTATGGCCGGCCATCACCTGATGGTCCACACAGACCAAGCCCATCCGAGACTATCAATTTCCCTGATTCTATCAAATCCAAGTTGTCTGCTGCATCAGCCAG ATACAAAGAGTCAATCTCAAGAAGCACTCGAGGCTTTAGGGAAAAGCTACTTGCTCGTAACAACTCAGTCAAGGAGATGACCAAAGGGGTTCAACGTGAGATGAGTGCAGGAATTGCTGGTGTTGCAAGAATGTTTGAGCGCCTCGACCTTACTCCAAAGAAACCTGGAGCCCCTTCTCCTGTTTCTGGCCACAGCGGAGGAGAAACTTCAAACTTTTCCTGCAAGGGAAAAGGTGTGCTAGAGAATGTTATTGTTCATTCTTGTAGTAACAGTGGGAGAGTTGCTGATGAAAGTTCAGATGCACCGTCATGTCAAAGCTGCTACAGCAGGCCCAGTTGA
- the LOC103403855 gene encoding E3 ubiquitin-protein ligase RHF1A-like isoform X2, which yields MKTAAASASSRSTATTRALSQRSKECPICWQSFSLKDPAFQELLAAIQNEKNSRSRKTSSMAPQTYHSYEEFDAEHESFSDDSDLDERIMQHLAAASSRARYARRRERQRSSGLGPSCVFVFSNHESVPGFQETYPTSPEDSPTSQRPSIIQSPLSFICSTAANSDIRYMPRVIYGRPSPDGPHRPSPSETINFPDSIKSKLSAASARYKESISRSTRGFREKLLARNNSVKEMTKGVQREMSAGIAGVARMFERLDLTPKKPGAPSPVSGHSGGETSNFSCKGKGVLENVIVHSCSNSGRVADESSDAPSCQSCYSRPS from the exons ATGAAGACTGCTGCAGCATCTGCCTCGAGCCGTTCAACTGCGACGACCCGGGCACT GTCACAAAGAAGTAAAGAATGCCCAATTTGTTGGCAGTCATTTTCCCTGAAGGATCCTGCTTT CCAAGAGCTTCTTGCTGCTATACAAAATGAGAAGAACTCAAGGTCAAGAAAAACATCTTCCATGGCACCCCAAACATATCATTCATATGAGGAGTTTGATGCTGAGCAC GAATCTTTCTCAGATGACTCCGATTTGGATGAGCGCATCATGCAGCATCTTGCTGCCGCTTCTAGCAGAGCTCGTTATGCTCGCAGAAGGGAAAGACAGAGATCATCTGGGCTAGGTCCTTcctgtgtttttgttttttccaatCATGAAAGTGTGCCTGGTTTCCAGGAAACATACCCAACTTCTCCAGAAGATTCGCCAACTTCTCAAAGACCATCTATTATTCAATCTCCACTGTCTTTTATCTGCAGCACTGCTGCCAATAGTGATATCCGTTACATGCCGAG AGTGATTTATGGCCGGCCATCACCTGATGGTCCACACAGACCAAGCCCATCCGAGACTATCAATTTCCCTGATTCTATCAAATCCAAGTTGTCTGCTGCATCAGCCAG ATACAAAGAGTCAATCTCAAGAAGCACTCGAGGCTTTAGGGAAAAGCTACTTGCTCGTAACAACTCAGTCAAGGAGATGACCAAAGGGGTTCAACGTGAGATGAGTGCAGGAATTGCTGGTGTTGCAAGAATGTTTGAGCGCCTCGACCTTACTCCAAAGAAACCTGGAGCCCCTTCTCCTGTTTCTGGCCACAGCGGAGGAGAAACTTCAAACTTTTCCTGCAAGGGAAAAGGTGTGCTAGAGAATGTTATTGTTCATTCTTGTAGTAACAGTGGGAGAGTTGCTGATGAAAGTTCAGATGCACCGTCATGTCAAAGCTGCTACAGCAGGCCCAGTTGA
- the LOC139193012 gene encoding 17.6 kDa class I heat shock protein-like, whose translation MEKGEKRGHASEKKTPEARETTVIANTRIDWKETPEAHIFKADLPGIKKEEVKVEVEDGRVLHISGERSREQEEKTKNWRREKLRSSREKEGREEKDRSSRERRIQSETLWACVVLAFGGGGLSVTH comes from the coding sequence atggagaagggggagaagagaggtcaTGCCTCAGAGAAGAAGACCCCGGAGGCCCGGGAAACAACCGTCATCGCCAACACGCGCATCGACTGGAAGGAGACCCCGGAGGCCCACATCTTCAAGGCGGACCTCCCGGGGATCAAAAAGGAAGAGGTGAAAGTGGAGGTGGAGGACGGGAGGGTCCTGCATATCAGCGGCGAGAGGAGCAGGGAGCaggaggagaagacgaagaactggagaagggagaagctcagaagttctagagagaaggaagggagagaagagaaagacagaagttctagagagagaaggatCCAGAGTGAGACTCTGTGGGCGTGCGTGGTTTTGgcttttgggggggggggtttgtcTGTGACACACTGA
- the LOC103416842 gene encoding DEAD-box ATP-dependent RNA helicase 58, chloroplastic isoform X1: MATLSATQLLHLPLPLHTQKSRHAHFPFQFLNPNRRLFSSNDVVSNCGPLQAILNTPLIANDADSEQEPLTLRRICQPHVPDHVIKRMEELGFVVPTPVQRQALPTLFSGRDCILHAQTGSGKTLTYLLLIFSAVNTRRSAVQAIVVVPTRELGMQVTKVARTLAAKPKEGEVEKKSCTVMALLDGGMLTRHKSWLKAEPPTIVVATIGSLCQMLEKQMIKLESMRVLVIDEVDFMFSSKQVASLRKLLTSYSSINTRQTVFASASIPQHRRFLHDCIQQKWTKSDAIHVHVNPVQPMPPCLQHRFVICRKIKRNETLLSLIQSDAPQSAIIFVGEQSEKSKKAGNAPSTTVLIDFLKASYEGYSDILLLEEDMNFNSRAASLSEVRQGGSYLLVSTDIAARGVDLPDTTHIYNLDLPRTAVDYLHRAGRTGRKPFSDKKCSVTNIIMSEERFVLQKYENELMFNCEELIV; encoded by the exons ATGGCTACACTTTCAGCTACTCAGCTGCTCCATCTTCCGCTCCCTCTTCATACTCAAAAATCTCGCCATGCCCATTTCCCCTTTCAATTCCTAAACCCTAACCGTAGGCTCTTCTCCTCCAACGACGTCGTATCCAACTGTGGGCCATTACAGGCCATTCTCAACACTCCCCTTATCGCCAACGACGCCGACTCCGAACAAGAACCCCTCACTCTCCGCCGCATTTGCCAACCCCACGTGCCCGACCACGTGATCAAAAGAATGGAGGAATTGGGGTTCGTTGTCCCGACGCCCGTACAGCGGCAGGCTCTGCCGACTCTGTTTTCCGGCCGCGACTGCATACTTCACGCGCAG ACAGGTTCTGGGAAGACGCTGACGTACCTGCTTTTGATATTTTCTGCTGTGAACACTCGGAGATCGGCTGTTCAagctatcgttgtggttcccACTAGGGAACTTGGGATGCAA GTTACGAAGGTTGCTAGGACGTTGGCTGCGAAGCCTAAGGAAGGCGAAGTGGAGAAGAAATCGTGTACTGTTATGGCTCTTTTAGATGGGGGAATGTTGACCAGGCACAAGAGTTGGTTAAAG GCGGAGCCCCCTACTATTGTGGTGGCAACAATTGGGAGTTTGTGCCAAATGCTTGAGAAGCAGATGATTAAGCTTGAATCGATGCGAGTGCTGGTAATTgatgag GTTGACTTCATGTTCAGTTCCAAACAAGTCGCTTCTCTTCGGAAGCTGTTGACATCCTACTCTTCAATCAATACCCGACAGACTGTTTTTGCCAGTGCTTCCATCCCTCAGCACAGACGATTTTTACATGACTGTATACAGCAGAAATGGACCAAG AGTGATGCAATTCATGTCCATGTCAATCCAGTTCAGCCTATGCCACCATGTTTACAGCATAGATTTGTG ATATGCCGTAAAATCAAAAGGAATGAGACCTTGCTGTCCTTAATACAGTCAGACGCGCCACAGTCTGCTATTATTTTTGTTGGCGAGCAG TCTGAGAAGTCAAAGAAGGCTGGAAATGCTCCATCAACAACAGTATTAATTGATTTCCTGAAGGCTTCATACGAGGGATATTCAGACATCCTCCTTTTGGAAGAAGACATGAATTTCAATTCACGAGCAGCTTCTCTATCG GAAGTCAGACAAGGAGGAAGCTATCTTCTTGTGTCAACAGATATAGCAGCCAGAGGGGTTGACCTGCCAGACACTACTCATATATACAACCTTGATCTGCCAAGAACTGCTGTTGATTATCTTCATCGAGCTGGAAGAACAGGTAGGAAACCGTTTTCAGACAAGAAATGCTCCGTTACCAACATTATAATGTCAGAGGAGCGGTTTGTTTTgcaaaaatatgaaaatgaatTGATGTTTAACTGTGAAGAGTTAATTGTATAG
- the LOC103416842 gene encoding DEAD-box ATP-dependent RNA helicase 58, chloroplastic isoform X2, protein MQVTKVARTLAAKPKEGEVEKKSCTVMALLDGGMLTRHKSWLKAEPPTIVVATIGSLCQMLEKQMIKLESMRVLVIDEVDFMFSSKQVASLRKLLTSYSSINTRQTVFASASIPQHRRFLHDCIQQKWTKSDAIHVHVNPVQPMPPCLQHRFVICRKIKRNETLLSLIQSDAPQSAIIFVGEQSEKSKKAGNAPSTTVLIDFLKASYEGYSDILLLEEDMNFNSRAASLSEVRQGGSYLLVSTDIAARGVDLPDTTHIYNLDLPRTAVDYLHRAGRTGRKPFSDKKCSVTNIIMSEERFVLQKYENELMFNCEELIV, encoded by the exons ATGCAA GTTACGAAGGTTGCTAGGACGTTGGCTGCGAAGCCTAAGGAAGGCGAAGTGGAGAAGAAATCGTGTACTGTTATGGCTCTTTTAGATGGGGGAATGTTGACCAGGCACAAGAGTTGGTTAAAG GCGGAGCCCCCTACTATTGTGGTGGCAACAATTGGGAGTTTGTGCCAAATGCTTGAGAAGCAGATGATTAAGCTTGAATCGATGCGAGTGCTGGTAATTgatgag GTTGACTTCATGTTCAGTTCCAAACAAGTCGCTTCTCTTCGGAAGCTGTTGACATCCTACTCTTCAATCAATACCCGACAGACTGTTTTTGCCAGTGCTTCCATCCCTCAGCACAGACGATTTTTACATGACTGTATACAGCAGAAATGGACCAAG AGTGATGCAATTCATGTCCATGTCAATCCAGTTCAGCCTATGCCACCATGTTTACAGCATAGATTTGTG ATATGCCGTAAAATCAAAAGGAATGAGACCTTGCTGTCCTTAATACAGTCAGACGCGCCACAGTCTGCTATTATTTTTGTTGGCGAGCAG TCTGAGAAGTCAAAGAAGGCTGGAAATGCTCCATCAACAACAGTATTAATTGATTTCCTGAAGGCTTCATACGAGGGATATTCAGACATCCTCCTTTTGGAAGAAGACATGAATTTCAATTCACGAGCAGCTTCTCTATCG GAAGTCAGACAAGGAGGAAGCTATCTTCTTGTGTCAACAGATATAGCAGCCAGAGGGGTTGACCTGCCAGACACTACTCATATATACAACCTTGATCTGCCAAGAACTGCTGTTGATTATCTTCATCGAGCTGGAAGAACAGGTAGGAAACCGTTTTCAGACAAGAAATGCTCCGTTACCAACATTATAATGTCAGAGGAGCGGTTTGTTTTgcaaaaatatgaaaatgaatTGATGTTTAACTGTGAAGAGTTAATTGTATAG